The Prionailurus viverrinus isolate Anna chromosome B4, UM_Priviv_1.0, whole genome shotgun sequence genome has a window encoding:
- the ACTR6 gene encoding actin-related protein 6 → MTTLVLDNGAYNAKIGYSHENVSVIPNCQFRSKTARLKTFTANQIDEIKDPSGLFYILPFQKGYLVNWDVQRQVWDYLFGKEMYQVDFLDTNIIITEPYFNFTSIQESMNEILFEEYQFQAVLRVNAGALSAHRYFRDNPSELCCIIVDSGYSFTHIVPYCRSKKKKEAIIRINVGGKLLTNHLKEIISYRQLHVMDETHVINQVKEDVCYVSQDFYRDMDIAKLKGEENTVMIDYVLPDFSTIKKGFCKPREEMVLSGKYKSGEQILRLANERFAVPEILFNPSDIGIQEMGIPEAIVYSIQNLPEEMQPHFFKNIVLTGGNSLFPGFRDRVYSEVRCLTPTDYDVSVVLPENPITYAWEGGKLISENDDFEDMVVTREDYEENGHSVCEEKFDI, encoded by the exons ATGACAACCTTAGTGCTGGATAACGGAGCCTATAATGCCAAAATCGGTTACAGCCATGAAAATGTGTC GGTAATTCCTAACTGTCAGTTCAGGTCAAAAACGGCACGTCTTAAAACTTTTACCGCCAACCAGATAGATGAAATAAAGGACCCTTCTGGACTCttttatattcttccttttcagaaG GGCTACTTGGTGAATTGGGATGTTCAAAGACAAGTTTGGGATTAcctttttggaaaagaaatgtatCAG gTTGATTTTTTAGATACCAATATTATTATCACAGAACCATATTTTAACTTCACTTCAATTCAAGAATCAATGAATGAAATCCTATTTGAAGAATATCAGTTCCAAGCAGTCTTAAGAGTAAATG ctgGTGCTCTCAGTGCACATAGGTATTTTCGAGATAATCCTTCCGAATTATGCTGTATCATTGTAGATAGTGGATATTCCTTTACACATATAGTTCCTTACTgtagaagtaaaaagaaaaaagaagcaattatTCG GATAAATGTGGGAGGAAAACTCCTAACCAATCATCTAAAGGAGATTATATCTTACAG gCAGCTACATGTTATGGATGAAACGCATGTGATTAATCAAGTGAAAGAAGATGTATGCTATGTGTCTCAGGATTTTTATAGAGATATGGATATTGCAAA gttgaaaggagaagaaaatacagtaatGATAGACTATGTTTTGCCTGACTTCAGTACAATTAAAAAGGGCTTTTgtaag ccaaGGGAAGAGATGGTGTTAAGTGGAAAATATAAATCTGGGGAACAAATTCTTCGTCTGGCCAATGAGAGATTTGCTGTTCCAGAAATACTCTTTAATCCTTCTGATATAGGCATTCAAGAAATGGGTATTCCAGAGGCTATTGTCTATTCAATTCAGAACTTACCTGAAG AAATGCAGCCGCATTTTTTTAAGAACATTGTTTTGACAGGAGGAAATTCTCTTTTCCCGGGATTTAGAGATCGGGTTTACTCAGAAGTTCGATGTCTCACTCCAACAGATTATGATGTTTCAGTTGTGCTGCCTGAAAA ccCTATTACTTATGCCTGGGAAGGTGGAAAATTGATATCAGAGAATGATGATTTTGAAGATATGGTAGTAACAAGAGAAGATTATGAAGAAAATGGACATAGCGTCTGTGAAGAGAAATTTGATATTTAA